Proteins encoded together in one Asterias rubens chromosome 4, eAstRub1.3, whole genome shotgun sequence window:
- the LOC117289479 gene encoding uncharacterized protein LOC117289479 produces the protein MFPTSVYMQSECGHTVTSHGDIIYSQASLYYQPRANCTLTLLAPHPGQKIRLQFVDIDIKSDESCQSNHLTVGDGESVSQVFCGQQPPVDVISSGEWLQLNFKSDGVQSRSGRGFQMVFTLIYQDLRCAGHHLFHCGNGDCISSTLRCDTVDHCGDGSDEAQHGTCEDDESTPTATPELTLTTILFGSIALLITACFFVGIISQCFIHINNICKKCRRPETFQRGDAAWTECQPRESMARLLDITQLEVNEHDEKNVDANLNRMEKETSQKPLENEKNGQTFGRFTIHKVQHTEDADKCNHVNNRGDAEPSKDGGMTDETPRNMSIGRFNVQRVDNAGIDVVPVSMINLTDSMKRIPRRKVGFVLKPGVAEITRRESKVKFVFHSDPVPPSPSSSTSSKRSILKKNPKYPDYQNYESKLNSSYFGSTDDSSDEDVFISDYSDESIDERLRDVEEFLDTPRRQDSDLTTQDQVLNVEEFLDTPRRHYSGLKDTTEDQVLNVEEVLDAPRSHGSDLKDTMENQVPHVEEVLDTPGSHRSDLKDTTGNQFPNVDEVLHTPRSHGSDLKDTMENQFPVNTDITIHDNPLTPEVEIRCLLQSQGTNSNDIYNSNIQMKLLHEKSSLDVAPYGFTVKKQNNGAGKHGPEVNHIQL, from the exons ATGTTTCCCACTTCAGTGTACATGCAGTCAGAGTGTGGGCACACTGTGACGTCACACGGTGACATTATCTACTCCCAGGCATCACTTTACTACCAGCCTAGAGCCAACTGCACATTGACACTGCTAGCTCCACACCCAGGACAGAAAATCCGTCTACAG TTTGTGGACATTGACATAAAATCAGACGAATCGTGCCAGTCCAACCATCTTACAGTCGGCGATGGAGAATCGGTTTCTCAAGTATTCTGCGGCCAGCAACCTCCAGTGGATGTAATCTCATCAGGGGAGTGGCTTCAACTCAATTTCAAATCTGATGGTGTGCAGAGTAGAAGTGGGAGGGGCTTTCAGATGGTCTTCACTTTGATATACCAAG ACTTGAGATGTGCGGGCCACCACCTGTTTCACTGTGGCAACGGTGACTGTATTTCTTCAACTCTGAGATGCGACACTGTGGATCACTGTGGGGATGGGTCAGACGAAGCTCAACATGGAACTTGTGAAG ATGACGAATCAACTCCGACTGCCACTCCTGAACTCACGCTCACCACGATACTCTTTGGCTCTATCGCTCTTCTGATTACCGCCTGCTTCTTCGTGGGGATAATCTCACAGTGCTTCATTCACATAAACAACATATGTAAGAAATGTCGCAGGCCTGAAACTTTCCAGAGGGGGGATGCTGCATGGACAGAATGCCAACCACGTGAATCAATGGCGAGACTTTTGGATATAACACAGCTGGAGGTTAACGAGCACGACGAGAAAAACGTGGATGCGAATTTGAACAGGATGGAGAAGGAGACGTCTCAAAAGCCGTTAGAGAACGAAAAAAATGGACAGACTTTTGGAAGATTCACCATTCACAAAGTTCAGCACACCGAAGATGCAGATAAATGTAACCATGTAAACAACAGAGGGGATGCAGAGCCTTCTAAAGATGGTGGAATGACAGATGAAACTCCAAGAAATATGAGCATCGGACGATTTAACGTACAGCGAGTAGACAATGCTGGCATAGACGTAGTTCCAGTCTCGATGATCAACCTGACCGACTCGATGAAGAGAATACCCAGACGGAAAGTTGGTTTTGTTCTCAAACCCGGAGTGGCTGAGATCACTCGACGCGAATCGAAAGTCAAATTTGTCTTCCACAGCGACCCTGTGCCACCCAGTCCGAGTTCGTCTACGTCCTCAAAACGCTCGATCCTAAAGAAGAACCCAAAGTATCCTGACTATCAAAACTACGAATCCAAGCTCAACAGCAGCTATTTTGGAAGCACGGACGACTCATCTGATGAGGATGTCTTTATCAGTGATTACAGTGATGAAAGTATAGATGAACGACTGAGAGATGTTGAGGAGTTTCTAGACACCCCAAGACGCCAGGACAGCGATCTCACCACGCAGGACCAAGTCCTTAATGTTGAGGAGTTCCTAGACACCCCAAGACGCCACTACAGCGGTCTCAAAGACACCACGGAGGACCAAGTTCTTAATGTTGAGGAGGTCCTAGACGCCCCAAGAAGCCACGGAAGCGATCTCAAAGACACTATGGAGAACCAAGTTCCTCATGTTGAGGAGGTCCTAGACACCCCCGGAAGCCACAGAAGCGATCTCAAAGACACCACGGGGAACCAATTTCCTAATGTTGACGAGGTACTACACACCCCAAGAAGCCACGGAAGCGATCTCAAAGACACCATGGAGAACCAATTTCCTGTGAACACAGATATTACGATACATGATAACCCACTCACACCCGAGGTTGAAATCAGATGCTTGCTTCAGTCACAAGGGACGAATTCGAACGATATCTACAACTCTAATATTCAGATGAAACTCTTGCACGAGAAGAGTAGCCTTGACGTTGCACCTTATGGGTTTACagtgaagaaacaaaacaatggggCAGGTAAACATGGCCCAGAAGTGAACCATATCCAACTttga